TGTAAAGCTGCTATAAAATGAAATGGCAGAAAAATATAGAGCTATCAATTCCAAACTAACAAAAGACAcacaatgagagagggagacAGATAAAGGGCCAGATAAAGAGAGAAACCTTTACTTGGGCGCCCAAAGCGGATGTGTCCTGGCCTAATTACTATGGGTACAACATCGCCCTCTTCATCACTATCTTCATCTGGTTGGTCATGTTCTTCAGAAACTTTCTGTTTATCTTTAACAGGTGATTGCTCATCATCTTTTTTGACTATTTGCCCCTGATATTGCTgcaaatttgaatataaaataaataatttttttttaaatcaagaaTAAGATAAAAATTTCCATTAAGGCATACAGGTACTATAGAAGACTGACTAACAATCCCCCCAACCCTTACATCACTGACATTATAGGCTTACCATGCAGATCAAAACATGCACACATACGTCATATAGAATTGAATTGTCAGCTTTTTACTAATCAATTTCACCATTTCTATCTGTCACAGAGAGGGTAAATGCGTGtctaagtgtgtgtgtgtgtgtgtgcaagcGCATGAGTGGGTGTAAAAACAACTGATTATGATCCTAAAAGTATCAATTCTAAACACCAAGTACCTTTCTACTTTCAGCTTTGACTTGCTCCCTCAACCATTGTCTTTTAGCCTTTTTGCGCCGAGCACTTCTACTAGGGAGCTGACCAAAATAACCAAGCATAGTAAGTTAACTGATTTCAAGTTTGGAGAGTTAAACATGTAAAGAGGTGAagcttaaaatttcaaattcctggCACACTGTGCATCTAGCAATCTACATACTCCACATGGTATGGTTCCTTGCATTGGTTATAGATGCATAGCTTTGGGTTCATTTTGCATTCTTGCATGATCCCTAAACTAGAGAAAATGGATTTGGATGACAAAACTGGGTTTGGGCTTTCCAATATTGTACTCTCTCTTTGTATTTCATCCAGTAATTTTATATAAGTTTGACTTTCTCAACAGTTGTTGACTATATATATGGATCACCAAACATCCAGCACATAGTTCACATCAAGAGAGGATGACAGGTAATAGCAACAAACTGTGGTCCATAGAAACAATGACCATGGAAAATCTGAGAAATATAgtacttacaagttacaatgaTTCTATAAAACCTTGGAGAGGTAGAATTTTTCTTATTGGTAAGTCACACCATGAATCCATGATCTGACACTCCACATTTTTTTGGAAGGAGGAAATGTCATTTGAAACAAAGCTCATTGGCATTCTTAGTGAGGTAGAAATCTATTAACGTAAAACAAATTCTTACTATTGCAagtagtaaagaaaaataaaatcaaaaagtcCTAACTGGTAAATACATAACCCAGCTATCCTTGCTTTTGTTTGCACATTTGCATTACCCCCTCACAATATGTAACTCTAGCCAATTCTGAGGACACTGTTCAAGTGGTTATTGGCCTTgggaaaattttctttctcaaacttATTGGAGTTTCTTGATCATTGTATTTGAAAGTTTAGTTGTTTTTACATCTTGTATACCCATGTACTTGATGttcattattttcaataaaatacttaataattataaataaataaataaataaaaagaataataataagttacTCTAGGCAATGTATGTTCTGTAGATGAAGAtaatactaaaatttaaaaaataataataattactacTATATACAAAATTCACCCtcatacattaaaaatattaaatatgtatatataaaccACAGATCTAAACCAAACAATGGTGTAAATCAAGAACCTTTTTAGTTTCGCCAGGCCCATGGGATACATTGACACTTTCATTGCCATTTTCTTGAAGCTGGCAGAATCTGCTAAacagaaatgagagagaaagaaaagggaattTGTAAGATAAAGAGAGAGCAAGAGAGAATAATTCAAGACACAACAAGCTATAGAAATACATGCAAACATGCATATGCAAAGATGTAAGCACAGTTTTGCAGCAGTACACTGGGACCAAACTCCAGGACTTCTATATCATGGATGATGATGAAAATATATAGAGGCTACATAAATACCTCTTCACATTGGGTGTAGACTTAGTTGTGTCATTACTTTTTTCATTACTTCCCAGGGCACTAGACTTATCCCGTTCACCTGGTAATTTGGATGATTTATCCTTCTTGACCCTCTTCTTCGGGTGGACTCCACTATGATGAAGGTTTCCATTATCCTCTGCATGGACATTAGTTTGATCATCTTCAGGAACAACAAGACAGTTATCAGTAGCAGCAACCTTGCTTTTCTTCCTCCTGTTATTTAGAAAGAacaaaattgagttacaaaCCAGAACATTGTTTATGAAGATCTGCAAAAACCACATGCAAGCATATATCCAAGCAAAATAAGAATAGCTAACAATACAAAGGAggaaaattttggtaaaataaaaggaattacaaaatttagaaacaaagaaaggatACTGTGTAAATGTCAAAACTAATAAGTCTAATCCCGAGGAAATAAATCCACTGTCCAAAAGAGcatgataaaaataaagaggaatATTCACAGCAAATTTGCGCCAAACAAGCAGTGCAATGTAAAAGGTCAATTACTAATGATTTTAATCACACTAGAGCCCacaaaccatgattaaaaccAACACCCAAAACCATGTCCCAAAAATGCTTCCAGTGAGCTTTTGGAGTTCAGATGAGATAGTAATTCCATGGTTAATATGATTACACTTTATATTGAATAAGGCACCACTAGATACCCTTTCTATTATTAAATATATCACTTAGAAATTCACTGTCAAGCATTTCATATTACACAACTCAACTTCTTCTTTTGTGTAAGATGCTGGGTAATCGGATATGCCGGatgtattaaaaatttgaacCCTTCTGAATCATAGTATAAAGCACAAAACTAACATGTATAGCAGTCATCACATGTATGGGAATATCTTGATGGAAGTATCACAGTCAATGATCTGATGTTGAGGATGCACAAAAAGATAATCACAACTCGAATTCAATCCTTGCTTCAGGGTTTTGATTCTCATTTGTGTCTAAACAATAACATTATGAAATACTGCCAGTGAAATCAGTATAAAAGCAGTGATCAGATCTTTGATAAACACATGATCTAAAAGCATAACATCCTAAAGCAAACATAGAATTGGGCTTTAACACATTGTGTGTCAGCCccaatttaattggattttcggGTTGTTTATCTGACTCATTGTGtgagataaataaatattgtctCCGAAACCAGCatgaaataatgaaaataactctAAACTGCAAAATAAAAAGCATCAACATAACAATTATATCACAAATGGAGTACCAAACATACTTTGGGCTATGAAGTTTCCTCGATGCCTTTCTTTTCTTGGAAACTTTGCGTTCGTGTCCACAATCATCACATTCCTTATCAAACTCCTCATTTGCCAAAAGCTTCAGACCATCAACCACACCTTGCTCCTCCACATTCTCATCTACCACCACAATAGAGTCCACCCCATCACCTGCCTTGATACTATCAAACACTTTGTCCCCTTTTCTTCTCACGCTGTTTAAAAACAggaacccacaaaaaaaaaaatcaaaataggaTGACATAATCTTTCTAAAGAAGAGCCCTTTGGACTCGCCTCTAGCCAGTAAAACCTACAAGCAACTGACCCCACTTCCCAGGACCAGTTGCCAAATAATCCAGAGGCATTCGCCCCTGACGGGCTCAGCAGTTTACgctcaaacccaaaatcaagatGACATAAATTATACACAAGAAAAATCAGTAATAATACATTCTTATTGACTAACCAGACTATATCTTTGTCCTTCAAAATACAAGTTGATTCAAAAGGTGGTAACACAAACCCATCCATCTGCAACAAAGATCACACTAGTGTAAATTGCAAATAATCAAAGAAAGCTCCACACAGCATAACAAGAACAAAGCTCCCCTTTTGAACAATTTTTCACTAGCTTTAACACATGATCTAATGCAAAACTCCACAATGCATGTAGTTTCCACAGAAAATCAAAACTGGGCTACCAAAAAGAGTAGATTTTTCCAGACAATAATCTCAACTCTCAACCAAGATgaacaaattaaacaaaaaatatatgaaaattaaaaaaattagggcatgcagagagagaggggggggggttTACGAAGAGGATGAGGCCATTAGGGCAAGAGCGAAGGAGGTCGAAGTTGTGAAGGAGATGAGTGGTGAGGTCGGAGATGGTTTCGATTTCAGGTTTGAGGAGAAACCAGCTCCGTTTCAGACCTTCCTTCAACTGCGATTTCTTCAGAAGGTGCCGCTGCTTGAACTCCAAACGAACCCTCACGCTCTCCATGGCAGACTCACTAGTGTGAGagagtgagggagagagagaaagagaagattTTGCAGAGCAATGTGTTGCTTCGGTTTCTTAAACCCACAGTGGGGGGTTTGATGGAACACTATAGCCCCACCTACGCTTTGccactatttctttctttctttctttctttttatattttgcaaaacagaaaaacaatttatccaaaaattattttttattttagtcattttaatttgaaattagtCCATCGCAATGCAGTAACTTTATGCTGCATTTGTTTAAACGGTAAAGGAagtccggaaaatattttacacaatgCTTGTTATTTGGGATGCTTAGAAAATTCggtcaaaagaaaaattaaatcatttGACTATAAAATAAGAGGGCTTCAagtgtaaaataatttacacaTTCAAATTACCTTCAAGTAGAATTTTACAGACTGAAAacagaaaaggagagagagagcaacGGTAGTCCAGCCTTCGATCCACCCAAACCCATCGCTAGTCAGATCACACTACTTAAACCCATCACCAATCTGATCGCATCGCCTCAGCTCCTCTGTCGTGCTCAAACCCATCTTCGATGAACCCAGTTAAACCCACCCCGATTTCACCACAGCCTCGCAGTCGTGCCTGCAAGCCCCTCTGTCAGTGAAGGTAGTTTCTCATCTACTTCACATTCATCCTCTCTCACTCATCAGACCCATCCTTCTTCCACCCATGTCATCattgccttaatttttttattttattttattgtaaaataacatttttgcTTGGGTTTTGGAGGATTGGTGGTTGGGGTGATTCATGAGTTTCAGTGGTGGTGGGTTGGGGGTGAGTTTAAGCGTTGATGGTGGTCGATTGGGGGTGGTGGATCGTTGGCTAGGGTGGTTTGTGGGTTTCAATGGTGGTGGATTATGGGTTTTGGTAGATGGTTTTGATATTGATTTTGAGAttaatgggttttgattttgattatgattttttagattaattggTTATGTGGTGGTTGATGGTAGCTGGGTTTGTAGTGGCCGGTGATGGCTGGGTTTATGGTGGTGATTgtggttgttgggttttttgaaaataggTTTTTACATGCAataccaaacactaaaaatacTTTTCCAGCAAATTTtccaaaacataaacaaaaaattgaaaatattttccttttcataaaatattttcaattgaaaatattttactctcggaaaatattttacatattgcCAAATGCAGCTTAACCAAAAATCATTTAAGTTCTTTCACAATTAAaggactaatattttttttattaacccACTTCAAACATAAACGACTAAAAAGATTTGTAAACAAGGTTAAAAGAATGTAGATggcaattttttcttttttctttttttaattatgagtAGTAGGAAATAGAAATACTATGTCTTGGTCACCAAGAAGTATTAACTAGTTAAACTATAATGTGGCATTTGGTAGGGGGAATCCAAATTACTCTTAGCATCTAGATTCTTAGGAATGTGATTCCTTGCCTTGCAATCTGGATGCCTAGGAATGTAGTTATTCCTATATTTGGTTTCATTGGGAATCTCTTAAGATTCCAAGGAATGTGAAATgataatgtttggtttattcctaggaatcttaaatgaattatttatttttctcattctatccttagatttgaatgtgaactaccaagtccttaaaaaaaaaaaaagggaaaatactAACGAATGTCCTTCGAgtattggttaacaatccatttaaagaaagtttgtatggaaaaaaaaaaacaattaatgttttgacagtttttttcatttttcataaaagtggtgtcaaaactttcctaaaattgattgttaaccaatgccctaagggcacttgttagcatgaccttaaaaaaaatcttcctctaaataaataatgaaaaacaaaatataaactgttaataatttgttgagcaacacacacacaacatcAAAAGTGAATACTTGGCAGTAATGGAAGGTCcccttcaaactttttttttcacacataaaACCTAAATAAAACTTTGTTAAAGAATATATCAACAAAGTTGTTTATcttgtttatgttattttggcgggaaaagataaagacaagggaaaaaatattgataatttgttttatattttatcttaatagcttaaatgataaggaaaaatggttaaaattatcaatttataaaaaatacaatttcttttaagtttggGAATCTGGATACCCACCTATTTTAAAGGGAATCCACATCATTACTGAGAGGGGTTTAAAGGAGAAATCCAGATTCTCCTGACATCTGATTCCTTGGCGTGATTTGCAACCAAACATGAAAATCTTTAAACATTTCTAGGAATCCTAAAACATTACCCCATACCAAACGCCACATAAGGCTCTTAGCAGTTTTGTCTTAACTTCCACGTGCTAAATGTCGATTGGATTATTTTACGCCAAATACTAGTGATAGATCCATGTGTAAGTAATGGATTCTAATCACAAGTTAACATTTATACAAATTGTGGCAAAATGTGTGGTCATGGTAGAAGAGTTGGGATTTCATCCTAGCGAGCCATGCCACAAACACCAAACTTATTCCATACTTCgtagttttaaattttgatcCGACTAGACTAATCGATTCAATTGAAATCGGGCACCAATCTGGTCCGGTAAAACCCCTAAAATCAGTATAAAACTGGCTAAAATTGGTCAAAAATTAAGTTCCGAAGCAAAAAGTGGTTCTTTGATCATACcgatttttaaaatcatggtaTACTCTCACCCACCCACATAGTTTTGGTCAAAAAAAGGCCATGATAAATTCAGTATCACCACAAAATtccttaattattataaaagtCACATTTCAAAAAGGCCAaaatcttttaataataataataataatattggcTAATTTAAGCATTTACTCTATTGGCTAATTTAATAAACCAATACTttgatataaatgcaaactttgttGATTTAAAATCCTAAATAAAGAAAACTTCAAGGAATGCACCATATGACACAACCTTATATTCTCTAACATGAGGTCTTTGCTTTTAAATATACTAGTATAAACATAGCAAAATCCCCCAAAAATCATATGAGTATTTAAACGAAGCTTGAAGGAGAAAATTGAATCACACACCAAAAGCCTATATTCACCAAAATTGAACCCTAAATCACACACCAAAACTGAATCCCAATTGCCacattcaatcaataaaaacaaatacagCAACAAAAGCATTGCACAATATTTAATCAGagattagaaaatgaaaaattagggCATCAAAAGGTTCAAACCTTGATTGAGATTGGCGAAGATGCGTGCGGAAGTAGATCTTCGTTGGTGCTGCTAACCTAGCTCGTCGGAATATTCCTTACTTCGATTAGTGATTCTTGCACACCAAAATtttggtagagagagagagagagagagagagagagagagagagagcaattgaatgaaaaacaaatcaaagaaaataaaagcctAAATACTCTAAGATTGTAGAAATTTGAACAGAGAAGAAGAGCATAAATTCTAGGCTTTTTGAATACAGAGAGGGCTTTCGTTTTCCACTGAGTTTGCTAGGCTCTTCGAATCAATTTCAAGGATGAATTTGAAAAATCGTGGGTCCTATTTCCAGCACTATTTCAACGGTTAACAAAGTTATTTCAAGAGTTTTTTAGCTTATTTCAAAATATTGTCACATTAGCATTTACCAGATCCCTTTTCATCTACACACAAAACTACATGAAagaacttataatttttttttctttcttgatgtGAAATATCATCCTCcttctggaaaaaaaataaataaattcagcAATTTTCGATCATAGTTTTAGCGAAACTGATACAAAGGGTGCCTTTTGTTTTCAGTCTTTAGGTCTTTCTAGGGAAAAGAAGTTTGGGGATTATTGGAATTAAAGGGTGGTTTTCATTAAGAGAAGGGGACTTCAttagaaaatgagagagaaagagtgaaagaaaATTATAGGAACATTATAGTTTACTTACCTGATGTAATGGCTTATGCATTTGAAACGGTTTGTGTTGAACGAATGGGTTTGGCCTTTGAGTTTTCGAGTTTTAAAGTGCCTAAAAGAGAATAACTCTTCACTTTTAAAGTGTAAACGTGGCAGAATTTTAGATTGGTTATTTTCCTATTTGGCAGCACCACCTTAATTGCAGGAAAATAAGGCTTCcgcttttatatatagtattagatatatatatatatatatatatatgtatatatattgatattgatgaTTATAGATGCTGAAATCCATCATTTATTTGAGAAAGAATATCACATTGATGTACTCCGAGAATAATTGATAGttatagaggaaaaaaaaaaaacttaggaaCTAAGGTGACATTAAATGTGATGGATGAGAAGTTCAtgtttgttggctttatttagtgacaaatttatatgtttttattttctttttaatgtatCTTTCTGAGACATAATTGTATTTGGGTAAAAGTACTTAAGCCTTATATCCAGTTTGGAAAACTGCATTCAGAGTCATCTCGCAACCTCAGGCGACCTGCTATGCCTGCGAGAGACATGTGGCAAAATGTTAGGATCAAAGTAATGACAACGAAAGTCATGACTATCTCACAACCAGCCAAGTCGCGTCCGTCTTGTGACTAGCTAGGTCACAACAAGGTCGTGAGTTGCACGATTATTATACCCTAGTCTCTACACATTTTCAGTTCACTAAGATTCTACTAGCACGCACCCTCATAGCTATTGTGCATGGTTAGTGCTAATATCGTATTTTGTTTGGCCTCAAATTGGGTTGGGAATCCAAGTCTTAAATCAAGGGTCTCACAATCTTATTTTAacattacattaaaatattgaaagtcctttcaatttaattatttaaaggCAAAAATCAGGCTCGAATTGATCAAATTATTGTGGAAATATGGAATTTGTTAATTAGGTCTTGCCATGGAAGACATGCTTTATTTCTTAACTAACATTTGTTTTCCCTTGAAATGCATTAGGGATCCTCACGGATGCGTTACAATAGTTTCTGGGTTGCTTTGACGAGCCCACATTTGGATAAAAATTAATCTTGGAACGTGCTCAGAATTGCCATTAAATATAGGAAATTAGTTGGATTTgtcaagaaacaaaataatacaaTTCTGTTATTAGGGAAAGCGTGGGAGTGACGAGTTAGTTGGATCtgtcaaattgaagccccggttgtctagtttctgggaaaaattaacctcattcacagattcaaaatattctgagagatatcaatgaaatggtgagTAGaagtcatttgttagaaaatggtttcagtacaattaacattaataggttccaaattagctcccaattaacatcaaatggctccaatcactctcATTTttgacttaattggttccaaatttactctaattaaaagataattgcacaaattactcattaaataattaatgtttaactatctagttaattaggtgtgtgcaaccctaccataaaatgtagtcataaccaatcaaattatgacacatcatcgatctcaaattgattatacttataaccaattgaaatcaattgttcataatcacatatagtcagactcaatttgtgataatgcatctcaaccattaaaacttgatttgatgataactttcaatctggtgGTCCAATTAGGGCTTATGActagtcgatttgatcgttacgatatcaagatcattttggtgaaatgagattaaggatctagtgaccagaatcaagatgcatatttccaaggcaaaattacccttttaccttCCATATGAGGTTAAATGTGGGTTGCAAAATGGGATGTCAAcactcattgcactttttggtactatttatgaatctcactatactatttcagctaccttttagttttatctacaatactttcaacaaaaaagttttcagtttcaactaaataagttgaTCTCAAATAGACACTATATCCACTATTCCCAATTTAGATTAAAACGCTTATCCTCTCTCATGTAACTCTCATTATATGTATTCTATCAACCCCAAAAAACTATTAAATTGCCTTTTTCGATAGATAACTAATACCTTTTCTTCTAATGTTTTTGCAATCAAGATAATTTtgtcaaactaaaaaaaaaaaaaaaaaaatttaaaagaaaaaaaattaacaactaaaagacttctaaaaaaatttacttatctaaaaaaaattaaaagaaattcaagTGCTGCCACAATTCTTTAAACAATATATATCAAtgttgaataaataaataaataattttttttttttttttaaagaagaagaagaaaaagaaaaaaaagccccAGTGATTGTCACAATTATTTCCAAATATTCATTGTCCTACTACTAAAAGACTTCTTAAGAAAGTTTACTTCTCTAGAAGAATTAAAAAGTAGTTAAAGtggtgtttatatatatatatatatatatatatgtgtgtgtgtgtgtgtgtgtgttgaataaccaaaaaaaatgtgcaagtactatcacaatttttttttttaaataaatattatccTATTATTAAAagacttcttaaaaaaatttactacttCTCTACAGTGGCagctctagaaattttttttagagtgcTCTTCAACAAGCATAAATTacataatctaataaaaagaaaattttatatattgacaacaacaacaatcaaatattgtggttttcttatcaaatatttgtccataattctagcaaaagaataaacaataaactataagttcatttgaaatattaataaaattattaattattgttgtttagttgtttcattaatttgtttgttttttaaaaactataatttgttatattgttgtttcattaattataaaattattaattgttgtttagcctaacataatttaatttttttgtcttttataatgtattggttaattaaattattaattattgtttattaattgCTTCGTCATTTTTCTTTACTAACTATTAGCACACATCTCACTGTGCACTAGCACACACCCATGTGCATTATCCACTGCCAACCCACTGCCTGCCTTTCATGCCTTTACTTTCCACCCGACCCCATGGCCCCATCCACCCCTCTCCCCACTCAACAAACAAACCCCAATCACAAGAGCCAATCAGATGATAaattcacaatcacaaatcacaatagaCAATACACTAAAAGACAAACTCAGTaactcaccaacaccaacaccaatgCATAAAGTCAAAACAGgacaaatattaataaagttaaaataaagCTAAGCAATTACAGTTCAATAAAGCTAAGcaatttcacccaaaaaaaaagagaatcagCCAATCAGATAAAGTCTTTAgtcttaaagagagagagactctcGTTTCACTTAAATCACTTTcatacttttagtttttagataaaagagagagagagacaaagagaagTAAGAGTCTGAGAGAGAAAACCcattagagaaaaagagagagtcaaagagaagaaaagatgaAATACCTTAAGGTTGAGGGAGCAGGGCGGCCTGAGGCTGAGGGGCGGCGCCGTCGGGCCGGGCAACACGTTGAGGCGACTGGCGAGGCCTGTGAGGAAGGAATCTCTGATCCGATCTGTGCTATTACGATCTCCGATCTGACTAGCGATGACCAATGAGCTTTATTGCTCGAGTTTGAGGCGGAGGCACCGTCCGTTGGTCTTGGATGACTGATGAGATTTTTTCCTTGCGTTAGGTTTCTCCTTTTCTGATTTCAGTTTTTGCTTTACTTGATGAATCGGTAGAGATCGTatattgggttttattttttttttttttttgagaattcgTGGGGTTGCACCATCTGTTAGGTTTGCCATatgttgtttttttcctttaggttgtgtttattttggcttcaaatcacttccaaaaatgcttttccgtaaatgcgggtgtttggttgcgcatggaaaataaattttccagaAGATATTTTTAGTTGACCGTAAAATTAAGGCCTTTGACCCGGAAAATGAATGCATGTTCTGTTTTACCTTCAAACCATATCTGGGCTCACAGAggcgcagagagagagagagagagagagagagagagagagagagaagagagtagagagtagagagagtgAGCTAGATCGCGCCCCACCCCAGACGCGCCGACGAGATCGCGCTGCCGAGTTCGCGCCACCAAGATC
This genomic stretch from Quercus lobata isolate SW786 chromosome 3, ValleyOak3.0 Primary Assembly, whole genome shotgun sequence harbors:
- the LOC115982405 gene encoding coilin isoform X2; translated protein: MESVRVRLEFKQRHLLKKSQLKEGLKRSWFLLKPEIETISDLTTHLLHNFDLLRSCPNGLILFMDGFVLPPFESTCILKDKDIVCVRRKGDKVFDSIKAGDGVDSIVVVDENVEEQGVVDGLKLLANEEFDKECDDCGHERKVSKKRKASRKLHSPKRKKSKVAATDNCLVVPEDDQTNVHAEDNGNLHHSGVHPKKRVKKDKSSKLPGERDKSSALGSNEKSNDTTKSTPNVKRFCQLQENGNESVNVSHGPGETKKLPSRSARRKKAKRQWLREQVKAESRKQYQGQIVKKDDEQSPVKDKQKVSEEHDQPDEDSDEEGDVVPIVIRPGHIRFGRPSKDADPSVQQNEMPRENSQWNGITCKKKGQKWGIEKNASHKWNDRMSWNQESSDMRTSERKTPATSPLDFDKLSPYTSMPKEGDVIAYRLIELSSSWTPELSTFRVGKISRYYPESKRIFLVTVPEYPIDFEKIAEQSEEEYGAQPAASLYGEDGSLKIDYSSLVDVRIVKHGNFNSGKAVVSEVNEVPVDNQTSVSGFGASNNNKETPAPTRENGEVNVWEEISQALDTKKAQLSQEDGWSREESSLKNGWSYRALRGSALGPTMARLRAQNGL
- the LOC115982405 gene encoding coilin isoform X1 translates to MESVRVRLEFKQRHLLKKSQLKEGLKRSWFLLKPEIETISDLTTHLLHNFDLLRSCPNGLILFMDGFVLPPFESTCILKDKDIVCVRRKGDKVFDSIKAGDGVDSIVVVDENVEEQGVVDGLKLLANEEFDKECDDCGHERKVSKKRKASRKLHSPKRKKSKVAATDNCLVVPEDDQTNVHAEDNGNLHHSGVHPKKRVKKDKSSKLPGERDKSSALGSNEKSNDTTKSTPNVKSRFCQLQENGNESVNVSHGPGETKKLPSRSARRKKAKRQWLREQVKAESRKQYQGQIVKKDDEQSPVKDKQKVSEEHDQPDEDSDEEGDVVPIVIRPGHIRFGRPSKDADPSVQQNEMPRENSQWNGITCKKKGQKWGIEKNASHKWNDRMSWNQESSDMRTSERKTPATSPLDFDKLSPYTSMPKEGDVIAYRLIELSSSWTPELSTFRVGKISRYYPESKRIFLVTVPEYPIDFEKIAEQSEEEYGAQPAASLYGEDGSLKIDYSSLVDVRIVKHGNFNSGKAVVSEVNEVPVDNQTSVSGFGASNNNKETPAPTRENGEVNVWEEISQALDTKKAQLSQEDGWSREESSLKNGWSYRALRGSALGPTMARLRAQNGL